From Pseudomonadota bacterium, one genomic window encodes:
- the murG gene encoding undecaprenyldiphospho-muramoylpentapeptide beta-N-acetylglucosaminyltransferase: MGEGKGKYFLIAAGGTGGHVFPGIAIAEEIAGMTPAAEIRFAGTERGLEAGIVPQRGWPLMLIKSHSLKDRKGFAKICAALALPVSVLRASAMLASRRPSVLISIGGYAAGPLCLAAWIQRIPVMLVEPNAIPGLTNRMLARFAKRVFVSYPEAAPAFGRKAAISGTPVRRSILEARHGARDGSARATVFVFGGSQGARTLNRGMVAALPWLAPLRERISIVHQTGGNDDPLSIERAYAEAGIEATVFEFTDRMWECYERADIVVARSGANTVAEVSALGIPAVLVPYPHAADDHQRANAEALVRAGGAVMVADSEFTGERVSREISSLIEDRQRLESMRAGALGFGRPDAARSIARECMAAAGGQGGS, from the coding sequence ATGGGAGAGGGAAAGGGCAAATACTTTCTGATCGCTGCCGGCGGCACCGGCGGCCACGTCTTCCCGGGCATCGCCATAGCCGAGGAGATCGCCGGCATGACCCCCGCTGCGGAGATACGCTTCGCAGGGACCGAGCGCGGCCTCGAGGCCGGGATCGTGCCGCAGCGCGGCTGGCCGCTCATGCTCATCAAATCCCATTCTCTCAAGGACCGAAAGGGGTTCGCGAAGATATGCGCCGCCCTCGCCCTGCCCGTGTCGGTGCTCAGGGCTTCGGCGATGCTGGCGTCCAGGAGGCCTTCCGTCCTCATCAGCATAGGCGGATACGCGGCAGGTCCGCTCTGCCTGGCCGCCTGGATTCAGAGGATACCGGTGATGCTCGTGGAGCCGAACGCGATACCGGGGCTCACCAACCGCATGCTGGCCAGGTTCGCGAAGAGGGTGTTCGTATCCTACCCGGAGGCGGCCCCCGCGTTCGGGAGGAAGGCCGCGATCTCCGGCACCCCTGTGAGGCGCAGCATACTGGAGGCGCGCCACGGCGCCCGCGATGGTTCCGCCAGGGCTACGGTGTTCGTTTTCGGAGGGTCTCAGGGGGCGCGCACGCTGAACAGGGGGATGGTCGCCGCGCTCCCGTGGCTCGCGCCTCTCAGGGAGAGGATTTCGATCGTGCACCAGACAGGCGGCAACGACGATCCGCTCTCCATCGAGCGCGCCTACGCGGAGGCGGGCATCGAGGCAACGGTCTTTGAGTTCACCGACCGGATGTGGGAGTGCTACGAGAGGGCCGACATCGTTGTCGCGAGGTCGGGCGCCAACACCGTCGCCGAGGTCTCGGCGCTGGGCATACCGGCGGTGCTCGTGCCGTATCCGCACGCGGCCGACGACCACCAGAGGGCGAACGCCGAGGCGCTGGTGCGCGCCGGCGGCGCGGTGATGGTGGCCGATTCCGAGTTCACCGGCGAGAGGGTCTCGCGCGAGATCTCGTCGCTGATCGAGGACAGGCAGAGGCTCGAATCCATGCGCGCCGGAGCGCTGGGGTTCGGAAGGCCCGACGCGGCGAGATCGATAGCGAGGGAGTGCATGGCTGCGGCGGGAGGCCAGGGAGGTTCATAG
- a CDS encoding FtsW/RodA/SpoVE family cell cycle protein — protein ISLFGFLCYRGIRIALRAPDLFGRYLAAGCTLLIGMGAVLNMGVVLGLLPTKGLALPFISYGGSSLVMSLVAAGILLNVSTYRKAGQGWA, from the coding sequence ATCTCGCTCTTCGGGTTCCTCTGTTACCGCGGGATCAGGATAGCGCTCAGGGCGCCCGATCTCTTCGGCAGATACCTAGCCGCAGGGTGCACCCTGCTGATCGGGATGGGCGCGGTCCTCAACATGGGGGTGGTGCTTGGCCTTCTGCCCACCAAGGGGCTGGCGCTTCCGTTCATAAGCTACGGAGGGTCCTCGCTGGTCATGTCGCTGGTCGCAGCGGGGATTCTGCTCAACGTGTCGACCTACAGGAAGGCCGGGCAAGGCTGGGCCTGA